The genomic interval TAGATATTTTTGCGACCGGAGATATTTTGTCCTTGACAAAAGCCTTCTAATGAGTGAACCCGCGAATGTAGTTTCCAGCGCCAGTTTTAAAAGGCTAAAGTGTTACGGCAGAAATGACATTGGGTTGCAAACCCGCCGGGGGAATTCGAATGAAAATAAATCCTGCGTTATTTTTCGTTATTGCGCTATTTCTGGTTGGGTGTGGTAATGCTCAAAAATATGATAGGCCTTCCGATCAAGGACCCTATTATCCGGAGCACCATTACTCTCCCTACTACCACAGTCCTTACTACCATTATTATTCTCCCTATTATTATAGGCATCATCATTACCGGCGGAGTTGCGGTACATTTACGAACACTATTTACGATAATACCGCAGCTATTTATTAACGTTTATAGACTATAACAAGGATGAATATACCATGAAAACAGTTCCCCTCATAAAAAGATGCTCTGCTATTGTCTTTGTTTTAATCATATTTCCCCTTATAGCCTTCGGAGAAACCTCTCCGTTTAAATCAGGCGCGACACTTTTAAAAGAACATGTTCCAGCGGGTGAGCTTATCCCTGTTGCAGTTAACTTCACAATTGCCCCAAACCACCATATTTACAAGGATCAGGTTAAGATAGAAAGCGGAGATAACACTAGATTCGCGGTGGTTTCCACAGAACTTCCTCCAGGGGAAATCCGATACGATCAATTTTTTGAGAAAGAAGTAGAAGACTACGTAGGAGAAGTACTGGTAAAGTCATTCCTTCAGGTATCAAAGGATTTACCGGCCGGTTCGTATAATGTGCAACTCAAGGTACATTATCAGGGATGTTCCGATAAAGTCTGCTTTGCCCCAACGATGGATGAATTTACACTTCCGGTACAGGTGGAGTTAGCAAAATCGGGCGTTTCTAAAATACAGGAAGAAAAAATCCCGGCCGTTTCAAAACCTGTGGAAAAAGCGGAGGCCACTGGTATCCAAAAGACTATCGAGAGCCGTGGAATTTTTGTTTCACTAATTATTATTTTCCTGGCAGGTGTGGGTCTGAGTTTTACTCCGTGCGTGTACCCTATGATACCCATTACCGTTGCCGTAATTGGCGGACAAGCTGCCGGAGGCCAGGCTACGGCCAGAAGCCCTTTAAGGGCATTTTTCCTCTCACTGATTTATGTCCTGGGCATATCCATTGTATACTCAGCAATGGGGGTGGCAGCGGCTTCTACCGGGGCATTGTTTGGTACTGCTCTGCAAAGTCCCTGGGTCATAGGGTTTGTGGTGGCAGTTTTTGTCGCGCTTGCCATGAGCATGTTTGGGGTATATTACCTGCGGGTGCCATCTTTTATCTCAGATCGGCTTGGAACAAAAACCGGAAAGGGTATTATTGGCGTTTTTATTATGGGGTTAGTTTCCGGGATTGTTGCTTCGCCATGTATCGGCCCGGCCCTGGCAAGTTTGCTTGTTTACATTGCCAGCACGGGTAATAAATTCATGGGGTTCTGGATGTTGTTTGTATTTGCCTGGGGATTGGGCGTGCTTTTGATTGTGTTGGGCACCTTTTCAGGCGCTATAAGGGCCCTCCCGAAATCGGGAGGCTGGATGGAAACGGTGGAGAGAATCTTCGGTCTCCTTTTAATCGGAGCCGCACTCTATTACCTGAGTTTTATCATCCCGGGAAGCGCCTTCATCATCATCCTGAGCGTATTCTTGATTGTTACTGCGGTATTTTCCGGCGGTTTTGACCGGCTGACTCATGAAAGTACTAATTTTCAACGGGCCAAGAGATCCTTCGGACTTATAGCCTTTATCTTTGGAGCGTACTTTCTTGTGGGACATCTCATGATTAGTGGATTTATTTTGCCTCCCTTCCCGACTACCGTTTCCACTCAAGCAATCGCACAGGAAAAAATTGATTGGGTTTTAAGTGAGGAAGAAGGACTTAAACAGGCAAAGGACGAGGGTAAGGCGGCAATGATTGATTTCTGGGCGTCGTGGTGTGCAGCCTGTATGGAGTTTGAAAAACTCACTTATACTGATCCGGAAGTTATCAGGGTATCAAAGAGATTTGTGAATATTAAGATTGATTGTACCAATAGTAACGATCCAAAGATTAAACAACTTTGGTATAAGTATGGGATTGTTGGCTTGCCCACCATCGTATTTGTAGGCAGGGATGGAAATGTACTCAGGGATAAAACTATTACCGGTTTTGTCAATCCCAGGGAATTTCTTAAAGTCATAAAAAATTTGGAACAATAAAATGAAGCTTAGGAAAAAAATAATTTTACAATCTGTAATTACTTGTCCGGATTGTTGATGTCAGAAAGAAGAAACAATGCCTACTGATGCGTGTCAATTGAAAATTGTAAATCAAGACTAATATCTTCAAATGGTATGAAGGGGATTTTATTCAAAAGGATGAAAAATTGGAAGAGTACATTGCAGGATATTTAAATCCGGAAGATGCAGCATTTATTCGAAATAATAAAGTAACGATAAAATACCTCGACTACGATTGGGGTTTGAATGAACAGGAATAAGGCGGGATAAAATATCAGGTTTTGAATTGAAGGAATATATCGTCAAAGACTGGAAAAGATACAGTCCAAGGAGAAACTTTACAGTCAACAACAAACAAATCCGGAGGAAAAAAAGAAATGAATCCCCTGTTAATGTTGAAAGAATATGGTCAAAGTGTCTGGTTGGACTACATTCAGCGTGGTCTCATCACGACCGGAGAGTTACGCCGTTTTGTGGAAGAATACGGGTTGGGGGGAGTTACCTCCAATCCGGCAATCTTCGAGAAGGCAATCACTGGGAGCGCTGATTATGCGGATATGCTGGATACCCTGCAACAAAAAAAAGATATGGACGCTATGGCAATCTACGAGTATCTGGCGATACGCGACATTCAGGATGCTGCTGATGTACTGATGCCTGTCTATGAGAAGACTGGCAAACGAGACGGCTATGTCTGCCTGGAGGTCTCACCATTTCTGGCCAATGAGACGCAGGGTACTATTGTTGAGGCCAGGCGGCTCTGGAAGGCCGTTGGCCGGCAGAATGTAATGGTCAAGGTACCTGCCACATCAGAAGGTATTCCGGCTATCGAACAGCTTATCAGCGAAGGGATCAATGTCAATGTGACGCTGCTCTTTTCCCGGGAAACTTATGAACACGTAACGCAGGCTTATATCAATGGATTGGAAAAGTTAGCATCCCGCGGCGGTGATGTGAGAACAATCGCCAGTGTGGCCAGCTTCTTTGTTAGCCGCATAGATACACTTTTAGACTCCATCATTGAGGCCAGAGTTAAAACGTCTGCGCATGCAAACGAACAGGCATTGTTGCAAGGAATCATGGGGAAAGTAGCCATTGCCAACGCCAGGCTTACCTATCAGCGATATAAAGAGATTTTCCGTGGTGATCGCTGGCAGAAACTTGCCGAAAAAGGGGCACAAACGCAGCGTGTTCTGTGGGCTAGCACAAGTACCAAGAATCCGAAGTACCGGGACGTGACGTATGTCGAGGAACTCATCGGGCCAGATACGGTAAACACCATGCCATTATCTACAATTGAAGCCTTCCGGGATCATGGACGTCCCCGTGCGAGTCTTGAAGAAAATATTGTAGCCGCATACGACACGATGAAGACACTTGAGCAGTTAGACATTTCAATGAAAGAATGCACCGACAATTTACTCCGGGAGGGGCTACGCCTCTTTGCCGATGCCTTCGGGAAATTGTTAAATGCATTGGATACGAGAGGTATAAAAGGCGCATAGCGCAAGGGTCAACCTCCAGGCCCTATACCCTCCCGGATGATCTTCCCGTCAAGGCCAAAACTGCTATCGAAGACTGAAAAATCAATGGGGAAAACCGTGTTTACCTGCTATGGGAGGTTGTTGTATGTTTGCATGCCGGGGGTTGCGTAAAAATGTCATTAAGTTAAGGTTACTTGATTAAAAACAACCCCCTTCGCGGGGGAGTGACGTGTAGTGCCAATTTGGCCCGTTTTTCTCAATGGACTCCGAACGTTCAAAAGTTTGTTGAGTACCTGACCGACCGGGAACACTGCAGGGAATAGTGCTGCTCACTCCGGTATGCCGGTGCGCTGGTCGTTGACCTACATAGTGTTTTGCTGGAAGGTGGAGTTTATTTCTACCCTGAAGATGCAGGGCACGAAGGCTGGAAGCTGCGCCTGTTGTATGAATGTGCACCACTTGCATTTCTTGTAGAACAGGCCGTAGGCCTCTCCAGCACCGGCACGCGACGGATTCCTGATATTAAGGCTGAATCTATTCACCAACGGGCACTACTGGTAATCGGCAGTACCGAAGAAGTGTCACTTTATGAG from Candidatus Kuenenia stuttgartiensis carries:
- a CDS encoding protein-disulfide reductase DsbD family protein encodes the protein MKTVPLIKRCSAIVFVLIIFPLIAFGETSPFKSGATLLKEHVPAGELIPVAVNFTIAPNHHIYKDQVKIESGDNTRFAVVSTELPPGEIRYDQFFEKEVEDYVGEVLVKSFLQVSKDLPAGSYNVQLKVHYQGCSDKVCFAPTMDEFTLPVQVELAKSGVSKIQEEKIPAVSKPVEKAEATGIQKTIESRGIFVSLIIIFLAGVGLSFTPCVYPMIPITVAVIGGQAAGGQATARSPLRAFFLSLIYVLGISIVYSAMGVAAASTGALFGTALQSPWVIGFVVAVFVALAMSMFGVYYLRVPSFISDRLGTKTGKGIIGVFIMGLVSGIVASPCIGPALASLLVYIASTGNKFMGFWMLFVFAWGLGVLLIVLGTFSGAIRALPKSGGWMETVERIFGLLLIGAALYYLSFIIPGSAFIIILSVFLIVTAVFSGGFDRLTHESTNFQRAKRSFGLIAFIFGAYFLVGHLMISGFILPPFPTTVSTQAIAQEKIDWVLSEEEGLKQAKDEGKAAMIDFWASWCAACMEFEKLTYTDPEVIRVSKRFVNIKIDCTNSNDPKIKQLWYKYGIVGLPTIVFVGRDGNVLRDKTITGFVNPREFLKVIKNLEQ
- the tal gene encoding transaldolase, coding for MNPLLMLKEYGQSVWLDYIQRGLITTGELRRFVEEYGLGGVTSNPAIFEKAITGSADYADMLDTLQQKKDMDAMAIYEYLAIRDIQDAADVLMPVYEKTGKRDGYVCLEVSPFLANETQGTIVEARRLWKAVGRQNVMVKVPATSEGIPAIEQLISEGINVNVTLLFSRETYEHVTQAYINGLEKLASRGGDVRTIASVASFFVSRIDTLLDSIIEARVKTSAHANEQALLQGIMGKVAIANARLTYQRYKEIFRGDRWQKLAEKGAQTQRVLWASTSTKNPKYRDVTYVEELIGPDTVNTMPLSTIEAFRDHGRPRASLEENIVAAYDTMKTLEQLDISMKECTDNLLREGLRLFADAFGKLLNALDTRGIKGA